DNA sequence from the Bacteroidota bacterium genome:
GTGACGATGAGGTCGGCCTCCATCGCCTCGGCCTCGCTCACGACGGCCGGGGTAAGGTCGAGCGCGACGAGCACCGACTGCACCTCTGCGCTGGGGTCGCCGACCTGGAGGCCGACGTGGTCGTAGGACAGCTTCGAGCCGGGCGGTGCCCAGCGTTCGAGCGCGGCGGCGATATCGCGGACGAGCATTTCGAGTGACGAGTTGGAAGCGGCAAACGATGAATAGGGTGATTCAAGCTACATCAGACGCTCGGCTTCCCGATCCTCGACCGGACAGGCGGATGCCCTCGGCTTCATCGACGCGCGTCAGGATCACCGCGCCGATGGCGAAGAGCACGAGCACAATCGAGACCCCGGCGCGCTGCGTGCCGAAGACGTCGGTCAGCACGCCGAGCATGAGGGGGCCGATGAACGCCGTCGCCTTGCCGGAGAACGCGAAGAAGCCGAAGAACTCCGTCTCCTTGTCGTCCGGCACGAACCGGCCCAGCAGCGACCGGCTCGACGCCTGGTTCGGACCAATGGCGATGCCGACCAAGATGCCGGAGACCCAGAAAATGGCTTTGCTCGTCGTGAGGATCGCCAGGAGGGAGGCGACGGTGAGGAGCGCGAGCGAGATGAAGATCACCGTCCGCCCGCCGAGCTTGTCGTCGAGGAAGCCGAACCCGAACGCGCCGAGGCCGGCCATAACGTTGAGCACGATCCCGAAGAGAAGCACCTCCTCGATCGTGAAGCCGAGCGTGCCCTGGGCGTAGATGCCGCCGAAGGCGATGAGCGTCACCAAGCCGTCGTTGTAGAACAGCCGGGCGACGAGCAGGCGGACGATCTCGCGGAAGCGCCCCAACTCGCGCGCCGTCTCCCGCAGCTCGCCGAAGCTCGCCTTGAGGAGCGCCCCGGCGCGCGGCTTGTCCTCGGCTGCCACCTCGCGGAGGACGAGGAACGTCGGCACACTGAAGAGCGCGAACCACGCCGCGACGAGGAGGTTCGTCGCCCGGACGTGCTCGCCGGTGGCCGGGTTGAGCCCGAACGGCGGGACCTCAGCCTGGACGAAGACGACGAGCGCAAGTGCCATGCACAGCAGGCCGCCGACGTAGCCCAGCGCCCACCCGTAGCCCGAGACGCGGCCTATCGCCTCCGGCGGGGCGATCTCGGGGAGGTAGGCGTTGTAGAACACCGCCCCCATCTCGAAGGCGATGTTGGCGAGGATGAACCAGAAGAGCGCCTGCGCCACCTCGCCCGGCTCGGCGAAAAACAGCATCGCCGTCCCGGCGACGCAGACCGTGGTCGTCCCGACGAGGAACCGCTTGCGGGACCCGCTCCGGTCGGCGAGCGCCCCGAGGAAGGGGGAGAGGAGGGCGACGCAGATCGCCGTGATCGCCACGCCGCGCGACCACAGGACGGTGCCGCGTTCGGGGTCCGGCACGAGCGCCCCCGCGCTGTCCGGGGCGAGCACCATGTAACCAGTGAAGTAGGTGCCGTAGATGAATGTCACGACGAGCGTCGTGAACGACGAGTTGGCGAAGTCGTAGAGCGACCACGCCCAGACGGCGCGGCGGTCGAGGCGAGCGGCAGGCATGAGGCGCGGCAGGGGAAGGCGGCGGAGCGCCCAAGCTAGGGCACGGCGCACTGCTGTGTGCAGCCACTCGTGTTATTTCCACCGTGTGCCGAAGAGAGCTATCTTCGAGGAGAGCTATCTTCATGGCCTGCCCTCGTAGCTCAGGGGAAAGAGCGTCGGTTTCCTAAACCGCAGGTCGGAGGTTCGAATCCTCCCGAGGGCGCAGGCGGAAAAGCCTACTCGCCGAAGACGGCCTTCGGCAGGTGCATCGCCACTAGGACGTGGGGCACGTCGACGACCTCGGCGATCTTGAGGTCTCCTGCGAGCGAGACG
Encoded proteins:
- a CDS encoding MFS transporter, whose product is MPAARLDRRAVWAWSLYDFANSSFTTLVVTFIYGTYFTGYMVLAPDSAGALVPDPERGTVLWSRGVAITAICVALLSPFLGALADRSGSRKRFLVGTTTVCVAGTAMLFFAEPGEVAQALFWFILANIAFEMGAVFYNAYLPEIAPPEAIGRVSGYGWALGYVGGLLCMALALVVFVQAEVPPFGLNPATGEHVRATNLLVAAWFALFSVPTFLVLREVAAEDKPRAGALLKASFGELRETARELGRFREIVRLLVARLFYNDGLVTLIAFGGIYAQGTLGFTIEEVLLFGIVLNVMAGLGAFGFGFLDDKLGGRTVIFISLALLTVASLLAILTTSKAIFWVSGILVGIAIGPNQASSRSLLGRFVPDDKETEFFGFFAFSGKATAFIGPLMLGVLTDVFGTQRAGVSIVLVLFAIGAVILTRVDEAEGIRLSGRGSGSRASDVA